The Humulus lupulus chromosome 4, drHumLupu1.1, whole genome shotgun sequence genome has a window encoding:
- the LOC133832484 gene encoding uncharacterized protein LOC133832484 — protein sequence MGDVGCQLEQSKSLFQQAQTALFADPSNTSLVLAEREAYLEYRRHEKVYESFLRQKSKITWLRFGDDNTSYFHASLKKRKLSNRIVSYISVDGSVVDDYEQVTHHFLHHFQSFLGCLGRANGHIDMQSISYGPVLDMASQLDLIKPFTVHDVKLALSSIHPIKSLGPDGYGASFFKVMWKEIGMEVSLAVLEFFETGFIPQSLNGTLLVLIPKVDQPATAADFRPLACCTTIYKCISKKLCSRLAAILPSLINPNQGAFIKHRSLAYNILIFQDLIKGYNRKNGSPRCAMKIDLSKAYDSIDWDFLENLLKALCFPSRFICWIMICLRGTSYSLLLNGRVQGQFQGGKGLRQGDPISPFLFVIVMDYLTRLLINASNDKGFRFHPMCKSLNLVNLCFVDDLLIFCKANPQSVQILHPALAEFTMTSGLSINHSKSRIYFGGLSDAAKESVLSCTNMQEGSFSLRYLGVPLRPTKCKASDFEVILKKIRLCLNSWASRNLSYTGITQLIQYVLLGIRNYWMNIFLLPQYVVRDIDRLCKNFLWGVKGTRSKFHLASWEFVCRPKAYGGLGFREGPAWNKTMNAKYLWAISFKQDQLWVKWVNTIYLKGGPIRDYSLKQDDSWYSRKLIKLSHLVSGTDLEAAVVHGQLRLGKLYTHLVSGVKNEYGRTVWCNFSVLKHRFVLWQAVNNHLLTSDLLLSSHVNITFLSCPVCYQMNESHSHHFFECIFSEKIRQTIANWLGDAIWPGNFTDWHVWLAGCKRDWLGQVVSAALAAAVYFIWFNRNRCYFDNYCYSVTKIDQWIWFSIKTRVLNSNTKELTITPFLEEANPFTIQGFSIYRRLIFE from the exons ATGGGGGATGTTGGGTGCCAGCTTGAGCAAAGTAAATCTCTGTTCCAGCAGGCTCAGACTGCTTTGTTTGCTGATCCTAGCAATACTTCTTTGGTCTTGGCTGAAAGAGAAGCTTATTTGGAGTATAGAAGACATGAGAAAGTTTATGAGAGTTTTCTTAGACAAAAGAGTAAGATTACTTGGCTTCGATTTGGGGATGACAATACGTCTTATTTTCACGCCAGTTTGAAGAAAAGGAAGCTGTCTAATCGCATAGTTTCTTATATCTCAGTTGATGGGTCTGTTGTTGATGATTATGAGCAGGTTACTCACCATTTCCTTCATCATTTTCAGAGCTTCTTGGGTTGTTTGGGTAGAGCTAATGGTCACATTGATATGCAAAGTATCTCTTATGGCCCGGTTTTAGATATGGCTTCCCAACTGGACCTAATTAAACCATTCACTGTTCATGATGTTAAATTGGCCCTCTCTAGCATTCATCCTATTAAAAGTCTTGGTCCTGATGGGTATGGGGCTAGTTTTTTCAAGGTTATGTGGAAAGAAATAGGCATGGAGGTTTCACTGGCTGTCCTTGAGTTTTTTGAGACAGGTTTTATTCCTCAAAGCTTAAATGGCACTCTTTTGGTGCTGATTCCGAAGGTGGACCAGCCTGCTACTGCTGCTGATTTTAGGCCATTAGCTTGCTGCACTACCATCTATAAATGCATTTCTAAGAAGCTCTGCAGTAGGCTTGCTGCAATCCTTCCTTCTTTGATTAATCCTAATCAAGGTGCGTTTATCAAGCATAGATCTCTTGCCTACAATATTCTAATTTTTCAAGATTTGATAAAGGGATACAATAGGAAAAATGGCTCTCCTAGGTGTGCTATGAAGATTGACCTTAGCAAAGCTTATGATTCAATTGATTGGGACTTCTTGGAGAATTTACTAAAAGCTCTTTGCTTCCCTAGTAGATTTATCTGTTGGATCATGATTTGCTTGAGAGGTACCTCCTACTCGTTACTGCTAAACGGTAGAGTCCAAGGGCAATTTCAAGGGGGTAAAGGGCTTAGGCAAGGGGATCCTATTTCTCCTTTTCTCTTTGTCATTGTGATGGATTACCTTACTCGACTGTTAATCAACGCTTCCAATGATaaaggtttcagatttcatcCTATGTGCAAATCTCTCAATCTGGTTAATCTTTGCTTTGTGGATGATTTACTTATTTTTTGCAAGGCTAATCCGCAATCTGTCCAGATCTTGCATCCAGCTCTTGCTGAGTTTACCATGACTTCAGGCCTTTCTATCAACCATAGTAAATCTCGTATTTACTTTGGTGGGCTGTCCGATGCTGCTAAGGAGTCTGTGTTGAGCTGTACCAATATGCAGGAGGGATCATTTTCATTGAGGTATCTTGGTGTGCCTCTTAGGCCTACAAAATGTAAAGCATCTGATTTTGAAGTTATTCTCAAGAAGATTAGATTGTGTCTTAATTCCTGGGCCAGCCGAAACTTGTCTTATACTGGTATAACTCAGTTAATTCAATATGTCTTATTGGGAATTAGAAATTATTGGATGAATATTTTTCTATTGCCTCAATATGTGGTTAGAGATATTGATCGTTTGTGTAAGAATTTCTTGTGGGGTGTGAAGGGAACCCGCAGCAAATTTCACTTGGCTTCTTGGGAATTTGTCTGTCGTCCTAAAGCTTATGGAGGGCTTGGGTTTAGAGAAGGGCCTGCTTGGAACAAGACTATGAATGCAAAGTATCTCTGGGCCATTTCTTTTAAACAGGACCAATTATGGGTGAAATGGGTGAATACCATCTACTTAAAAGGAGGGCCAATCAGGGACTATTCTTTGAAACAAGATGATAGCTGGTATTCGAGGAAATTGATCAAGCTGAGTCATTTAGTTTCTGGAACAGATTTGGAAGCTGCTGTAGTGCATGGTCAGCTCAGGTTGGGTAAACTGTATACTCATTTGGTTTCTGGTGTGAAGAATGAGTATGGGCGTACAGTTTGGTGCAATTTTTCAGTGCTTAAGCACCGGTTTGTTCTATGGCAAGCTGTTAATAACCACTTACTCACTAGTGATTTACTCCTTAGTTCTCATGTGAATATCACTTTCTTGAGCTGCCCTGTTTGCTATCAGATGAATGAATCTCATTCGCACCACTTTTTTGAATGCATTTTCTCTGAGAAGATCAGACAGACTATTGCTAACTGGTTGGGAGATGCGATTTGGCCTGGGAATTTTACTGATTGGCATGTTTGGTTGGCTGGTTGTAAGCGTGATTGGTTGGGCCAGGTGGTTTCTGCTGCTCTTGCAGCTGCTGTTTATTTTATCTGGTTTAATAGAAACAGATGTTATTTTGATAATTACTGTTATTCGGTTACCAAAATTGATCAATGGATCTGGTTTTCTATCAAAACCAGAGTTCTTAATTCCAATACAAAGGAACTAACAAtcactccttttttag AAGAAGCCAACCCTTTTACTATCCAGGGTTtcagtatttataggagattgataTTTGAGTAG